From the Thermoproteota archaeon genome, the window TTTTTGTTTATGGGATTTGGGTTTAGCATATTCTTCCCATTGACTATCGAAATAATCCTGAGTAAAACAAGAAAGGAGATTTCAGGTACAATCATTGGATCATATGAGACAATCTTTGGCATAGGATGGGCAATAGGTCCAATTTCTGCTGGAATAATATCAGAGATTCAAGCAAACAGTACTCCATATCTGATATTTTTTGCAATAGGAATAGGAGTTACGATTCTCTCAATAATCAAACGTAAGGAATTAGAGCCAAAAAAGAATCCAAATCTTTAATTTAAGATTTGAGTAATTGTATGCGTGATTGATTTTTCCCTAAATGTTGCAGGCAGTGAGTGGATAATCATTATTTTTGTAGCACTGGTACTGATTCTTGGAACAAACAAGCTGCCAGAGGCAGCAAAAAAATTAGGACGTGCTTCTGCTGAATACAAAAAAGCTAGAGACGAAGTGCAGAATCAAATGAAAGATTTTAGCACACAAAATGTTCAGGTCTCAGGTCCTGTGCAAAATGAAAGAGAAAAGCTTGAGATGATTGCAAAATCATTGGGAATTAATTTTGCCGGAAAGACAACTGATGAGCTAAGAGAGATTATTTCATCAAAGATTGGAAAACCAATTGAGCCAAAAAAAGAAACGGAAAAGACAGAATGAAATTACTTTTTAATTCTATAGATATTTTTGTCTAATCGCTTTTTTGCAAAGTTATAGTATTCCTTTACAATCTCAAAGCCAAGAAACTTTCGTCCATTCTTTTTGCTAATCACTGCAACCTGGCCAGACCCAAGGAATGGATCCAGTACAAGATCACCTCGCTTACTAGAATACTGCAAAATCTTTTCAATTATTTCAGAAGGAAGTTTCGTTGGAGTCTTTTCATCACCAGTCCAGTACTCTCTTTTTATTTCCCAGACATCCTCTTTATCCTTATAGTGAAGGCTACGGCCTTCTTTATTTTTGGAATCTTTTTTGAATCTAGAAAATGGATAGAACTTTCTCTTCTTTGGATTCTTGCAGACATAAAGGCAGTGGTAATGTGACGTGACAAACTTTTTCTTTGTCACTACACCGAATTGATACTTCCAAATTAGATGATTAATCGTTACAAAACCAACATCATCTAAAGCCATTAGAATATCCTTGAGATTGTTCCACCCTGAGAAGACATACATGCTTCCCGAATCCTTTAGGATTCGAAATGCTTCGGACATCCATTGAAAAGTAAAGTCATAGTAATCCTCAGGCTTTATTTCGTTATAGCCCTGCATGACTCGCGAGGCTGTTCGGTTGTAGTTTGCCTTTGTAGCTTTGAAATTTATTGCAAATGGAGGATCAGTTACTATAAGATCAATCTTCTTGTCAGGTATTTCA encodes:
- a CDS encoding translocase — its product is MIDFSLNVAGSEWIIIIFVALVLILGTNKLPEAAKKLGRASAEYKKARDEVQNQMKDFSTQNVQVSGPVQNEREKLEMIAKSLGINFAGKTTDELREIISSKIGKPIEPKKETEKTE
- a CDS encoding site-specific DNA-methyltransferase: MTLLSKVSITNLKLKSLTPNKIYNVNCIHGMSEIPDKKIDLIVTDPPFAINFKATKANYNRTASRVMQGYNEIKPEDYYDFTFQWMSEAFRILKDSGSMYVFSGWNNLKDILMALDDVGFVTINHLIWKYQFGVVTKKKFVTSHYHCLYVCKNPKKRKFYPFSRFKKDSKNKEGRSLHYKDKEDVWEIKREYWTGDEKTPTKLPSEIIEKILQYSSKRGDLVLDPFLGSGQVAVISKKNGRKFLGFEIVKEYYNFAKKRLDKNIYRIKK